In the genome of Mangifera indica cultivar Alphonso unplaced genomic scaffold, CATAS_Mindica_2.1 Un_0037, whole genome shotgun sequence, one region contains:
- the LOC123206464 gene encoding TMV resistance protein N-like isoform X2: MALNYNGGASSSSSSTSSPSRPWWKYDVFVSFRGEDTRKNFTDHLCRALDQKGMITFRDDVKLERGKPIAPELIKAIEESRFSVIVFSRNYATSSWCLDELAKIVECMKEMGQTVVPVFYDVDPSDVRKQTGSFGEAFRKHEEADFGDEKLQKWRDALAGVANLSGWHLQDRHEATFIQEIVEEIWTKLRQSSSYVAKGLVGIDSRLQEIDCCLGMGLNDVRIIGICGMGGIGKTTIARVIYDSFSYKFDGSSFVTNIREISEKFGSVALQEQLLSQTLREKNMNLLDIQRDMYCRLQNKRVLIVLDDVNEVEQLEALAGDREWFGPGSRIIITTRDEHLLIAHHVDIIYRAKSLDSKEALQLFSLKAFKQNHPFEDYIALSRSFVSYANGLPLALVVLGSYLCGRSVNEWRSALKKLIDIPNRKIFDVLKISYDGLEETEKNIFLDIACFFHMMRVTRVTEILEACDFYPEIGLRVLADKSLISIDDINDGLYVHSLLKEMAQAIVHQESPKDPGRRSRLWLYNDIHHVLEKKKGTEAVEVIFQVSSESKEISVDYDAFVEMTNLRLLKISNVRLPKGLEFLPNELRILQWHGYPQKSLTSSFKIEKLVELDLSHSGIEIIWKDIVHLDALKIFKLSHSRKLTKTPDFRGVPNLERIILEGCTNLYELHPSIGDLKKLCVLNLKDCRNLPSLPRVISGWRSLKVLLLLGCTKIEKLPENLEDFQCLEELDAGKTSITEAPSSILSLKNLKRLSFKGCKGQFRSHRNWFRCLLPAIGPSSMSFSFPSLVGLLSLTELDLSYCNLFEDSIPSGLGQLSALNKLNLSGNKFVSLPAGINQLYKLQTLKLADCQNLQALTELPASIQNLSTYNCPSLENLSGPLRLSLSKFREFSLQNCFRLLENQGGDNVAVSLLKHHLFLTASIRIIRVTSMTLNLLENQESNDPHTAIMVSSICTLLSNLYQELPDIPSVMPRLVVFLPANGIPDWFRFQTKSTSLAIQLPPNWYNDYSFLGLAICASLEVQEHPGLEQRNDAQWLPPVLRCISTPSGCDFKCKFYLFSTKRRCLILGKEALLNGDKMALSNHLWLFFIPFDEYFQKRKWSHVEAYFRLEGSGLEFKKCGVRFVYLKDVEFIQSVFQGLNEAQLEDFTMLLNHFVQAVASGNGSNSVDEDKDGTEIKEYSVDSIVELKTCNS; the protein is encoded by the exons atGGCTCTGAATTACAATGGAGGcgcctcttcctcttcctcttccacaTCTTCTCCTTCACGTCCTTGGTGGAAATATGatgtttttgttagttttagagGAGAAGACACTCGCAAAAACTTCACTGATCATTTATGCAGAGCTTTGGACCAAAAGGGTATGATCACTTTTAGAGATGATGTCAAACTTGAGAGGGGCAAGCCCATTGCACCGGAGCTCATTAAAGCCATTGAAGAATCAAGATTTTCTGTTATTGTCTTTTCGAGAAACTATGCGACGTCGTCCTGGTGTTTGGACGAACTTGCGAAGATTGTTGAGTGCATGAAAGAGATGGGGCAAACTGTTGTCCCCGTTTTCTATGATGTGGATCCAAGTGATGTTCGTAAACAGACGGGGAGCTTTGGGGAGGCCTTTCGTAAACATGAAGAAGCTGATTTTGGAGATGAGAAGTTGCAGAAATGGAGAGATGCTTTGGCTGGTGTGGCTAATTTATCTGGTTGGCATTTGCAGGATAG GCATGAGGCAACATTTATCCAAGAGATTGTTGAAGAAATATGGACTAAGTTGAGGCAGTCATCCTCATATGTTGCTAAGGGCTTGGTTGGAATAGATTCGCGTTTGCAAGAAATAGATTGTTGTTTAGGTATGGGGTTGAATGATGTTCGCATTATAGGGATTTGTGGGATGGGTGGCATTGGTAAAACAACTATTGCTAGGGTCATTTATGACAGCTTTTCCTATAAATTTGATGGTAGCAGCTTTGTCACAAATATTagagagatttctgaaaaatttggtTCAGTTGCTTTACAAGAGCAACTTCTGTCTCAAActctaagggaaaaaaatatgaatctaTTGGATATTCAACGAGACATGTATTGTAGGCTGCAAAATAAAAGAGTTCTTATCGTTCTTGATGATGTAAATGAAGTAGAACAGTTAGAAGCATTAGCAGGTGATCGTGAATGGTTTGGTCCTGGAAGTAGAATCATTATAACCACTAGAGATGAGCATCTGCTGATCGCTCATCATGTGGATATAATATACAGGGCCAAGAGTTTAGATTCCAAGGAAGCCCTTCAACTTTTCAGTTTGAAAGCATTTAAGCAAAACCATCCTTTTGAAGATTATATAGCGCTGTCTAGGAGCTTTGTAAGCTATGCTAATGGTCTTCCATTAGCTCTTGTAGTTTTGGGCTCTTATCTCTGTGGTAGAAGTGTAAATGAGTGGAGAAGTGCACTCAAAAAGCTTATAGACATTCCTAACCGGAAAATTTTTgatgtactcaaaataagttATGATGGCCTGGAGGAAACAGAGAAGAACATTTTCCTTGATATTGCGTGTTTCTTTCATATGATGAGAGTAACCCGAGTGACTGAAATACTAGAGGCCTGTGATTTTTACCCAGAAATCGGACTTCGAGTTCTTGCTGACAAATCTCTCATATCAATTGACGATATAAATGACGGATTATATGTCCACAGTTTGCTAAAAGAAATGGCTCAGGCTATTGTTCACCAAGAATCTCCGAAAGATCCAGGCAGACGCAGTAGGTTATGGCTTTACAACGATATCCATCATgtacttgaaaagaaaaag GGAACGGAGGCAGTTGAGGTCATATTCCAAGTTTCATCTGAATCAAAAGAGATCTCTGTGGACTATGATGCATTTGTAGAGATGACTAATCTGAGGCTGCTTAAAATAAGCAATGTTCGTCTTCCTAAAGGGCTTGAATTTCTTCCCAATGAATTACGGATTCTTCAATGGCATGGATACCCTCAAAAGTCATTGACATCAAGTTTCAAGATTGAGAAACTTGTTGAACTTGATTTGTCACATAGTGGCATTGAAATAATTTGGAAGGATATAGTG CATCTAGATGCattgaaaatcttcaaactAAGTCACTCAAGAAAGCTGACCAAAACTCCAGATTTCAGAGGAGTTCCAAATCTTGAGAGGATTATTCTTGAAGGTTGTACGAATTTATATGAGCTTCATCCTTCTATCGGTGACCTTAAAAAACTTTGTGTATTAAATCTGAAGGACTGCAGAAACCTGCCGAGTCTTCCAAGAGTAATCTCTGGATGGAGGTCTCTTAAAGTTCTTTTGCTTCTTGGCTgcacaaaaattgagaaattacCGGAGAACTTGGAGGATTTTCAATGTTTGGAAGAGCTTGATGCTGGTAAAACTTCTATTACAGAGGCACCTTCATCCATTTTAAGTTTAAAGAACCTTAAAAGGCTGTCATTTAAAGGATGCAAGGGACAATTTCGCTCACATAGGAACTGGTTCAGGTGCCTGTTGCCAGCAATAGGCCCAAGCTCCATGAGTTTTTCATTTCCTTCCCTGGTGGGGTTATTGTCGTTGACTGAACTTGATTTAAGTTACTGTAATCTCTTTGAAGATAGCATCCCAAGTGGTCTTGGCCAGTTAAGTgcattgaataaattaaatctaagtGGGAACAAATTTGTTAGCTTACCTGCCGGCATTAATCAACTTTATAAGCTGCAAACTCTCAAATTGGCAGATTGCCAGAATCTTCAAGCTCTGACAGAACTTCCGGCAAGCATTCAAAATCTAAGCACATATAACTGCCCATCACTGGAAAACTTGAGTGGTCCCTTGAGGTTAAGTTTGTCAAAATTTCGGGAATTCTCCCTTCAAAATTGTTTCAGATTGCTTGAGAATCAAGGTGGTGACAATGTGGCAGTTTCACTGCTAAAACATCATCTTTTCTTGACAGCAAGTATCAGGATTATAAGGGTCACATCCATGACGCTCAATCTTTTGGAGAACCAAGAAAGCAACGATCCACACACTGCAATTATGGTCAGTTCAATCTGCACATTGTTGAGTAATCTGTATCAG GAACTTCCTGACATCCCTTCTGTCATGCCAAGATTAGTTGTTTTTTTGCCAGCTAATGGAATTCCAGATTGGTTCAGATTCCAGACTAAGAGCACTTCATTAGCCATTCAGCTGCCTCCAAATTGGTACAATGATTATTCATTCTTAGGATTGGCTATCTGTGCTAGTTTAGAAGTACAAGAGCATCCTGGACTGGAACAAAGAAACGATGCCCAATGGCTTCCACCAGTTTTGCGGTGTATTTCAACTCCTTCAGGATGTGATTTCAagtgtaaattttatttgttttctacCAAGAGAAGGTGCTTAATTTTGGGCAAAGAGGCTCTCTTGAATGGCGACAAAATGGCTCTATCAAATCATCTGTGGCTTTTCTTTATACCATTTGATGAATActtccaaaagaggaaatgGAGTCATGTTGAGGCTTACTTTAGACTTGAAGGTTCAGGTCTTGAGTTCAAAAAGTGTGGGGTTCGCTTTGTATACCTAAAAGATGTAGAATTTATTCAATCAGTGTTTCAAGGCCTAAATGAAGCTCAGTTGGAAGACTTTACCATGCTACTTAACCATTTTGTACAAGCAGTAGCTAGTGGAAATGGAAGTAACTCTGTTGATGAGGATAAAGATGGTACTGAGATTAAAGAATATTCAGTTGATTCTATTGTTGAACTGAAGACATGCAACAGCTAA
- the LOC123206464 gene encoding TMV resistance protein N-like isoform X1 translates to MALNYNGGASSSSSSTSSPSRPWWKYDVFVSFRGEDTRKNFTDHLCRALDQKGMITFRDDVKLERGKPIAPELIKAIEESRFSVIVFSRNYATSSWCLDELAKIVECMKEMGQTVVPVFYDVDPSDVRKQTGSFGEAFRKHEEADFGDEKLQKWRDALAGVANLSGWHLQDRHEATFIQEIVEEIWTKLRQSSSYVAKGLVGIDSRLQEIDCCLGMGLNDVRIIGICGMGGIGKTTIARVIYDSFSYKFDGSSFVTNIREISEKFGSVALQEQLLSQTLREKNMNLLDIQRDMYCRLQNKRVLIVLDDVNEVEQLEALAGDREWFGPGSRIIITTRDEHLLIAHHVDIIYRAKSLDSKEALQLFSLKAFKQNHPFEDYIALSRSFVSYANGLPLALVVLGSYLCGRSVNEWRSALKKLIDIPNRKIFDVLKISYDGLEETEKNIFLDIACFFHMMRVTRVTEILEACDFYPEIGLRVLADKSLISIDDINDGLYVHSLLKEMAQAIVHQESPKDPGRRSRLWLYNDIHHVLEKKKGTEAVEVIFQVSSESKEISVDYDAFVEMTNLRLLKISNVRLPKGLEFLPNELRILQWHGYPQKSLTSSFKIEKLVELDLSHSGIEIIWKDIVHLDALKIFKLSHSRKLTKTPDFRGVPNLERIILEGCTNLYELHPSIGDLKKLCVLNLKDCRNLPSLPRVISGWRSLKVLLLLGCTKIEKLPENLEDFQCLEELDAGKTSITEAPSSILSLKNLKRLSFKGCKGQFRSHRNWFRCLLPAIGPSSMSFSFPSLVGLLSLTELDLSYCNLFEDSIPSGLGQLSALNKLNLSGNKFVSLPAGINQLYKLQTLKLADCQNLQALTELPASIQNLSTYNCPSLENLSGPLRLSLSKFREFSLQNCFRLLENQGGDNVAVSLLKHHLFLTASIRIIRVTSMTLNLLENQESNDPHTAIMVSSICTLLSNLYQVSFIHSFFLLISFPLFNTMILMIQELPDIPSVMPRLVVFLPANGIPDWFRFQTKSTSLAIQLPPNWYNDYSFLGLAICASLEVQEHPGLEQRNDAQWLPPVLRCISTPSGCDFKCKFYLFSTKRRCLILGKEALLNGDKMALSNHLWLFFIPFDEYFQKRKWSHVEAYFRLEGSGLEFKKCGVRFVYLKDVEFIQSVFQGLNEAQLEDFTMLLNHFVQAVASGNGSNSVDEDKDGTEIKEYSVDSIVELKTCNS, encoded by the exons atGGCTCTGAATTACAATGGAGGcgcctcttcctcttcctcttccacaTCTTCTCCTTCACGTCCTTGGTGGAAATATGatgtttttgttagttttagagGAGAAGACACTCGCAAAAACTTCACTGATCATTTATGCAGAGCTTTGGACCAAAAGGGTATGATCACTTTTAGAGATGATGTCAAACTTGAGAGGGGCAAGCCCATTGCACCGGAGCTCATTAAAGCCATTGAAGAATCAAGATTTTCTGTTATTGTCTTTTCGAGAAACTATGCGACGTCGTCCTGGTGTTTGGACGAACTTGCGAAGATTGTTGAGTGCATGAAAGAGATGGGGCAAACTGTTGTCCCCGTTTTCTATGATGTGGATCCAAGTGATGTTCGTAAACAGACGGGGAGCTTTGGGGAGGCCTTTCGTAAACATGAAGAAGCTGATTTTGGAGATGAGAAGTTGCAGAAATGGAGAGATGCTTTGGCTGGTGTGGCTAATTTATCTGGTTGGCATTTGCAGGATAG GCATGAGGCAACATTTATCCAAGAGATTGTTGAAGAAATATGGACTAAGTTGAGGCAGTCATCCTCATATGTTGCTAAGGGCTTGGTTGGAATAGATTCGCGTTTGCAAGAAATAGATTGTTGTTTAGGTATGGGGTTGAATGATGTTCGCATTATAGGGATTTGTGGGATGGGTGGCATTGGTAAAACAACTATTGCTAGGGTCATTTATGACAGCTTTTCCTATAAATTTGATGGTAGCAGCTTTGTCACAAATATTagagagatttctgaaaaatttggtTCAGTTGCTTTACAAGAGCAACTTCTGTCTCAAActctaagggaaaaaaatatgaatctaTTGGATATTCAACGAGACATGTATTGTAGGCTGCAAAATAAAAGAGTTCTTATCGTTCTTGATGATGTAAATGAAGTAGAACAGTTAGAAGCATTAGCAGGTGATCGTGAATGGTTTGGTCCTGGAAGTAGAATCATTATAACCACTAGAGATGAGCATCTGCTGATCGCTCATCATGTGGATATAATATACAGGGCCAAGAGTTTAGATTCCAAGGAAGCCCTTCAACTTTTCAGTTTGAAAGCATTTAAGCAAAACCATCCTTTTGAAGATTATATAGCGCTGTCTAGGAGCTTTGTAAGCTATGCTAATGGTCTTCCATTAGCTCTTGTAGTTTTGGGCTCTTATCTCTGTGGTAGAAGTGTAAATGAGTGGAGAAGTGCACTCAAAAAGCTTATAGACATTCCTAACCGGAAAATTTTTgatgtactcaaaataagttATGATGGCCTGGAGGAAACAGAGAAGAACATTTTCCTTGATATTGCGTGTTTCTTTCATATGATGAGAGTAACCCGAGTGACTGAAATACTAGAGGCCTGTGATTTTTACCCAGAAATCGGACTTCGAGTTCTTGCTGACAAATCTCTCATATCAATTGACGATATAAATGACGGATTATATGTCCACAGTTTGCTAAAAGAAATGGCTCAGGCTATTGTTCACCAAGAATCTCCGAAAGATCCAGGCAGACGCAGTAGGTTATGGCTTTACAACGATATCCATCATgtacttgaaaagaaaaag GGAACGGAGGCAGTTGAGGTCATATTCCAAGTTTCATCTGAATCAAAAGAGATCTCTGTGGACTATGATGCATTTGTAGAGATGACTAATCTGAGGCTGCTTAAAATAAGCAATGTTCGTCTTCCTAAAGGGCTTGAATTTCTTCCCAATGAATTACGGATTCTTCAATGGCATGGATACCCTCAAAAGTCATTGACATCAAGTTTCAAGATTGAGAAACTTGTTGAACTTGATTTGTCACATAGTGGCATTGAAATAATTTGGAAGGATATAGTG CATCTAGATGCattgaaaatcttcaaactAAGTCACTCAAGAAAGCTGACCAAAACTCCAGATTTCAGAGGAGTTCCAAATCTTGAGAGGATTATTCTTGAAGGTTGTACGAATTTATATGAGCTTCATCCTTCTATCGGTGACCTTAAAAAACTTTGTGTATTAAATCTGAAGGACTGCAGAAACCTGCCGAGTCTTCCAAGAGTAATCTCTGGATGGAGGTCTCTTAAAGTTCTTTTGCTTCTTGGCTgcacaaaaattgagaaattacCGGAGAACTTGGAGGATTTTCAATGTTTGGAAGAGCTTGATGCTGGTAAAACTTCTATTACAGAGGCACCTTCATCCATTTTAAGTTTAAAGAACCTTAAAAGGCTGTCATTTAAAGGATGCAAGGGACAATTTCGCTCACATAGGAACTGGTTCAGGTGCCTGTTGCCAGCAATAGGCCCAAGCTCCATGAGTTTTTCATTTCCTTCCCTGGTGGGGTTATTGTCGTTGACTGAACTTGATTTAAGTTACTGTAATCTCTTTGAAGATAGCATCCCAAGTGGTCTTGGCCAGTTAAGTgcattgaataaattaaatctaagtGGGAACAAATTTGTTAGCTTACCTGCCGGCATTAATCAACTTTATAAGCTGCAAACTCTCAAATTGGCAGATTGCCAGAATCTTCAAGCTCTGACAGAACTTCCGGCAAGCATTCAAAATCTAAGCACATATAACTGCCCATCACTGGAAAACTTGAGTGGTCCCTTGAGGTTAAGTTTGTCAAAATTTCGGGAATTCTCCCTTCAAAATTGTTTCAGATTGCTTGAGAATCAAGGTGGTGACAATGTGGCAGTTTCACTGCTAAAACATCATCTTTTCTTGACAGCAAGTATCAGGATTATAAGGGTCACATCCATGACGCTCAATCTTTTGGAGAACCAAGAAAGCAACGATCCACACACTGCAATTATGGTCAGTTCAATCTGCACATTGTTGAGTAATCTGTATCAGGTATCTTTCATCCACTCTTTCTttctattaatttcttttcctctttttaacACCATGATTTTAATGATACAGGAACTTCCTGACATCCCTTCTGTCATGCCAAGATTAGTTGTTTTTTTGCCAGCTAATGGAATTCCAGATTGGTTCAGATTCCAGACTAAGAGCACTTCATTAGCCATTCAGCTGCCTCCAAATTGGTACAATGATTATTCATTCTTAGGATTGGCTATCTGTGCTAGTTTAGAAGTACAAGAGCATCCTGGACTGGAACAAAGAAACGATGCCCAATGGCTTCCACCAGTTTTGCGGTGTATTTCAACTCCTTCAGGATGTGATTTCAagtgtaaattttatttgttttctacCAAGAGAAGGTGCTTAATTTTGGGCAAAGAGGCTCTCTTGAATGGCGACAAAATGGCTCTATCAAATCATCTGTGGCTTTTCTTTATACCATTTGATGAATActtccaaaagaggaaatgGAGTCATGTTGAGGCTTACTTTAGACTTGAAGGTTCAGGTCTTGAGTTCAAAAAGTGTGGGGTTCGCTTTGTATACCTAAAAGATGTAGAATTTATTCAATCAGTGTTTCAAGGCCTAAATGAAGCTCAGTTGGAAGACTTTACCATGCTACTTAACCATTTTGTACAAGCAGTAGCTAGTGGAAATGGAAGTAACTCTGTTGATGAGGATAAAGATGGTACTGAGATTAAAGAATATTCAGTTGATTCTATTGTTGAACTGAAGACATGCAACAGCTAA